TGGAACTTGATCTTTTAGAAGTGCATAACCTTTTCGAACACTGATGGCTAAAAAACAACTTCCCCAATACCAATGTAAATCCTGTGGGGATAGTTTCAGTCGTTGGGCTGGGAAATGTCCGTCTTGTGGGGAATGGAACCAAATTGAAGAAGTGACAAACACTTCTTCTGGTCGGTTTGATTCGCCCACCCAACAAAAACCCAAGGACAGAAAGTATACAGATCCAAAATCCATCGGTTCTGTAGTGAGTGATGCTCATATCCGAACTTCCACAGGGTTTAGCGAACTCGATTTGGTTCTGGGTGGAGGAATTGTTCCCGGCAGTTTAGTGTTAGTTGGTGGGGAGCCAGGAGTGGGTAAGTCCACTCTTGTTTTGGAGATAGCCAAAAACATTGCAGGCGAAGGAAAGGTTTTATATATCTCTGGAGAGGAATCAGCATCCCAAATTGGACTTCGGGCCAAAAGAATGGGTGTTCATTCCGATAACATCCTTCTTTCTTCGGAAGTGTATGCAGAAAATATTTCGCAAATGATTTCTGATCTAAATCCCAAAGTGGTTTTTATCGATTCCATCCAAACCATTCTAAAAGAAAGTTTAGTCAACCAAGCAGGAACCATCACTCAGCTCCGCGAGTCTTCGCAAATCTTTTTAGAGACTGCAAAACGCACCTCGGTTCCCATTTTTCTCATTGGTCATATCACCAAAGAAGGCCAAATTGCAGGCCCTAAAGTTTTAGAACATTTGGTGGATACTGTTTTGTATTTTGAAGGAGACCGTTTTAATTATTACCGCATTCTTCGTGCTGTGAAAAATCGTTTTGGCGCTGTGGGAGACACAGCTATCTTTGAAATGGTATTTGGTGGTTTGAAAGAGGTTTTAGATCGCCATCGTTTATTCATTTCACCTGAATCAGAAGAACGTTCCGGTAGCGTATTGTCTTCTGTGATGGAAGGATCTCGTGCCATCAGTGTCGAAGTACAGGCGTTAGTGACCAAATCTTCTTATGGACAAGCACGTCGTATGGCGGAAGGACTAGACAATCGTCGTGTGATTTTACTCTCTGCCGTTCTTGAAAAGTATTTAGGATTTCCTTTATCCGAATCAGATATCTTTAGTAATCTTGCTGGTGGGCTTAGTATTGATGAACCCAGTCTTGATCTTGCCATTGCCGCATCCATAGCCTCTTCCTTTAAGGACAAACCAGTTGCAAGAGAGATTGGATTTCTCGGCGAGGTCGGACTTTCCGGAGAAGTGAGAAGTGTGGGTCAAATCAGTTTACGACTCAAAGAACTTGCAGGGATTGGAATCTCTAAAGTGTACATTCCGCAAGGGAACTTCAAAGAAGTAGAAGGAGTTTTTCCTTCTTTAGAGCTAACTCCCGTTAAACACTTGCAAGAATTGGGTTTTTAGGGAAAAGATTTTTAATTCTCGAATGGAGTCGAGTTTTACGAGGGAAGGATCAGGTGAATCACTGAAAATCCTGGCCGTGACCAAAGACTTCCAGCCGCACGATTGGTTCATCAGGTTCTTACTAGTCTAGAACATACAGCGTTAGTTAAGAACATCGTTCCGAAACATTTGCCTTAATATTGCCATAAGTTATTGACTCATGTCAATAATGTGAACTTATGTTGTAAAAAACATAGAAAGTTCAGGTGAAATATGAAAAAGAAATTAGTGATTGGGTTTTTAGCGACCCTTCTCTCCGTCCCCACCTCCGGTCTGTTTGCCGGTCCTCTTGATGGTCAGTGCATTGCACTTGTTCATGGGATCCTTGGTTTTGATGATACCCAAGGTTTAGCTGGTGGACTCGTAAAGTATTGGGGAGGCCTTGACGGTTATCTTCGTAGCCAAGGTGCAAAAGTCACCACTCCTGGAAGTTCTGCAAGCAATTCTATTCCTACTCGTGCCAGCCAAATCCAATCTGCAGTCTCTACTTGGATGACAGCAAACGGTTGTTCTAAGGTTCATTTGATGGGCCATAGCCAAGGTGGACTTGTGATTCGTTATATGGTATCCAATCTCGGATTCAATGGAAAAACTCAAACTGTCACTACTATCAATTCCCTTCACCAAGGGGCTCCGATGGCTGATATCGTTCTCGGAGTGATTCCTAGTTGGTTACAACCATTCGCAAACTCTGCACTTAGTTTACTTGCAAAGTTAGTTTATCGTGATGGTCGCCCACAAGATGTAATTGCTATGGGAAAATCACTGACTGTAAGTTACGTAAAAACTTTTAATACAAACTCTCCTAACAAATCGGGAATCAAATACTACTCTTATGGTAGTGAAATGGCTTGGGCTGATCTTGTCCAACACCCGATCATGGCACTCACTCACCCAATCACTTGGGCCGGTGGAATTTTCTATGGACTCGGTGGTGGTAATGATGGAGTGGTTCCACTCAATTCTCAAAAATGGGGAACTTGGAAAGGAACACCTTCTTCTTATTGGTTTGCCACAGGGATTGACCATTTACAAGCAACAAACTTGGCTTGGAGTGGACAAAACTTTTATGATGTGCAAGGTCATTACTTAAACATCGCCAAAAACGCAAAAGCTGGTTTATAAAACCCAGTGTCAAAAGCCGGATACCCATCCGGCTTTTTTATTTCCAAACAAATGATCGTCTAAATTCCTCAATAAGTTACGTTAGGTTTCAATACATTCAGAATGGATTTTAAAAAAATTATTATCGTTATTGTTATATTTCTTATTTTTTTCTTGGGTATACTTTACTTCCTAAAACAAGATTCTTCTTCGCAGGTGAAAGAATCCCTCACACCAGAAGAACAAATGGCAATGGAAAGGATATCTCCACTGGGAACTGGGGAAGGTTTTTGGGAAGAAGCGATTTCTCCCTTTCGTGAAGATAGAACCAAACCATACTTGGAGTTGTTAGACGATCTAAAGTCTGGTAAAATCAATTTTGTTTGGGAGGTTTGGGCTTTGCGTCGAAAGTGTAAAGCCGGTTATACTCCGGAACAGTGTAATGCAACCATCATTGCTTATATTGAAGCCGAATACGAATCACCAGATAAAGAAAAAGTAAAAGATTTATTTTTATCCTACTTCCGATATGAAGAAGAATATAGGAAATGGGAACAACCAACAGACCTATCCTTCGTTGAATTATATGAAAAAATCAAATCCAAACGACGCGACGTTTTGGGAGATAAGGCAGATTTGATTTTTGGAATGGAAGAATCCCAAGTGTCTTTTTTGGAAGGGACACAAAACTTTATCAAACAGTCTGCCAATCTACCGGCGGAACAACGAGTGAAACAGTTTGAAGATCTAAAAAGAAAAACTTACGGAACTTATTACGATTCATTGGTTTCAAGGGAAGATAAGTTCGACCATTACCAAATGGAGATGAGTCTTCGTGATAAAGAGTTTAATGCCATTACGGATCCAAAAGAAAAAGAAAAATATTTGAATCGAATTGAAATCAAATATTTTGGGAAAGAACGTGCGGCCAATTTAGCGGAAGAAAGAGCAAAGGAATCAAAATTTCAAGAGTCGTTAGTTAAATACGAAGCAAAAGAAAAGGAATTTTTAAGAGAGAATGTTAATCTTTCAGCTTCTGAAAAAGAAAAGAAACTAAAAGAAATTCGGATTCAATTTTTGGGTTCGGAAGAAGAAGCGGATGCTTATATCAGGAGAAAGAATATAGAAGAAGCGGGAAAATAAATTCCCGCGTTTTAAGTTTCTATAATAGACCGTTTCATTTTTAGTAAAGATCTATCATTCTCCGTTTTGACTTACCTTTTGGTTGTTTGGAGTAGGTTCTGATTTGTATTTTTCGTATGCATTCATTGTATCGATGTATTCATTCCCTGCATTCCAAACAATAAATCCGTGGCCAAGTGAATCTCTGGCCCCTTGCATTTGCACTTTGATATAATCTGTATAACTGAGTTTACTTGGGCCTACCATCATATTAAATCCTTGTACCCAAGCGATTGCTTTTGTTCCTTCTTTGGCACGTTTGACTGTCAGGTCGAGTCCATCCTTGATGGTTCCATAAGGATCTGCCACCCGTTTGGTTAATCCATAAAAATGAGATGGATACAACATAGGATAAAGTCCATTTAACTCTTCACTGAATGGTTCTACTTTTTGACCTATGACATCGTTTTCAATGAAGGGAACTCTACCAAATACATCTGCCGTCCAACGAGTGTCTTTCGAACAGCTGTCTTTCGTTTTTTCCTTATGGTCTTTTATGATTCCAAGAATGGATTCATAACGTTTTTCATAACTCATACTGAAATTAGTGCCACCATCCGCATATCTGATATAATCCAATTGAATTTCTGGAAAACCTAATTCACAAGCCTTACGAATTGATTTTTGAATGGACGCCATTAAATTTGTATTAGGTGTTTTTTCAATGAGTCCACCTTCAAAGTTGACCACTCTCGCGACCATATAAAAACCAAGGGCTTTCGCTTCTGCCACTTGTTCTGGAGTTGGCGGATGGGGTTGGATATCAACGACTGCCGTATTCATTCCTGCATCTTTCATCACTTGGAAGAGGAGGCTCCACCTTTTTTTATCACGAATGGTTTTGGTATTTACGTAGAGTCCTTCAATGAACTCAGGTGTGTTTCCAGAGGCATTTGAATTTTGCCTCTTCTCGATCTTGGATGCCGATTGGCAGGAGAATAAGAGTAGAAGGAGGATCGAAGTCGTAATTTGTTTCATGGTAGTAATGACAAGATTTTGACTAGGTGCTGAAAATTCAAATCGAATCGATTGACGAAAATGACTGGCTTTAAGAAAATTTGGGCATGTTAGAAATTTCCAATGACTTCAATTTAAAATCTTATGGTCGGTTTCCAGAGGAATTATCAGATCCTAAAAATTTTAAAGACCGAATGGTGGAAGTTTCCCGCCTTTTCCAAGGAATGGGTGAGTCCTATTTAGAACATTTGGGAGATGATTCAAAAATTAGTGGATCCGAGAAAAAGAATCTCATTGAACATTTGGAAAACATTTTACTTGTTCTTGTGATGCTTCGGAAAATTGATTTTTCTCCTGCCGATGAAGAAACTTATATTCGAAAGGATCGGGGCCTTTTTGAACTAAGACTACGTTTTACAGATGGTTCCGTTTGGGAATTAACTGGTTCCATTCGACCTGAGTACAAAATGAAACAAAGAGTATTTAAAGAATGGTTTAATACTTCTTTTTCAACCGATATCAAAACCTTTTATGCAATTTATGGGAGTGCTGGACTCGACAAACAGATCACTGCCGAAGAAAAAATCCAGATCACCAAACAGATTGACCGAATCATTATCGAAATTGTAGAAATGATTGTTTATATCGAAAGATTTATGTTGTTTCAATGAGTTGATTCCCTAAAAAAAGTTCGTTTATCGAACGATTACGGAACTAGTTGGTTTCTGTTGTATTATTAAATCAATAGGTGGAAACTCAAATCTTTCCCAAAACAATATTTTGCAATTCACTGTATATGGAGGATAGAATGGAATCTTTAAAAACAGGAATTACTTTTCATGAAGAATTTTTAAAACATAATACAGGTCCCGGTCATCCAGAAACTCACGTAAGATTGGAATCAATTTTAGACCATTTATCTGATTTACCTTCCGAAAATTTTATTTGGAACCGGAATTTTAAGGAAGCTCCACTTTCTATCATTTCTTCGATCCATGATCCAAATTACATTCGTTCGGTGGGAGCTGTTTGTGAAGAAAAAGGATCAGGATATTTGGATGGAGATACAGTTTTTTCATCTCATTCCTATTTAGCAGCGAGTCTTGCCGTGGGTGCCGGTCTTCATCTCGCCGATGAGGTCCTTTTGGGAAAGTTAAAAAACGGTATGGCTCTAGTCCGTCCACCTGGTCATCATGCCGAAGCAAGTCACGCAATGGGGTTTTGTATTTTTAATAATATTGCTGTGACGGCCAAATATTTACAATCCCAAGGGATCAAACGCATTTTGATTTTGGATTGGGATGTTCATCATGGGAATGGCACACAACACCAGTTTTATGAAGATGATTCGGTTTATTTTGTCTCCCTTCACCAATATCCTTTTTACCCGGGTACTGGTGCTTTGTCTGAGCGGGGTAGGGGGAAAGGACTTGGGACTACACTGAATTTTCCCCTGGCAAGAGGTGCTGGGGAATCGGAATACTTGTCTAACTTTATCTCGATCCACCGCGAAATGGAGAAATTCCAACCAGAGTTTGTTTTAATTTCTGCTGGTTTTGATGCTCACAAAGATGATCCGTTAGGTGGAATGAATCTTTCTACATCCTCTTATGAAGTTTTTACCAAAGAAGTAAAAAAAATTGCAGATACTCATTCAAATGGCAAACTGATCTCCTTTTTAGAAGGAGGTTATGATTTCCAAGCGTTAGCCGAGTCCGTAAAGTTACACTTGGAAACCTTGGCAAGTTAAAGGTCTAATCTTTTGATGCCACACCAAAAACTACTTTCACCCAATGGATGAGAGGTTTTGCGCTGATGATGGAAAAATGATTTTGTTTATTTAGTTCGAGTGTTCTTAACGCAGTGTTTGTCTTTTTGTTAAAAACTTTATCCGTCAAATAGGTAAGGCTTTTTTTCTCAACAATCCCATCACCAAGGAAATTCTGTAGCGGATTTTCAGCTCCTTCCATGAGAGCGTAGGCTTGGTAAACATCCGTCTCATCTAACTCACCAAAGTAGGTTTCTCCGAAGTATCCAGAAATAGTTTCGATCCAACCTTTTTCTTCCTTTCGAATGAGGCCAAAAGATAAGTCTTTAATGGCATCACTACGGAGATTCCCGATCATACCAATGATCTTAAGGGCTACATTGGGGCTTTTTTCAAATAAAAATCCTAACCAGAATCCAATTTTCTCTAGATATGAACCTTTGTTTGGTGCTGCTATCAGAATGATTTTTCCAAACTTACTAAGCCATTCTTTGTTCTCTAACTTTGCATGGTAAAGACTAGACCTAAAGATCAAACAACCCAAACTATAACAGATGATATCTGGTTTAATATTAGGATCTTCTGCAAAAAATACATCCAAAAGATGCATTAATTTTTTACCATTTTCATGAATGGGAAGCCCATGATTATAACGTAAGTAAAATGGATAGTAACCTTCTTGTTGTAATTCGGTAGCAAGTCCAGGAGAGGTAATCTTTCTTTCCTTATATTCCACAGTTTGTTCCTGCCACACGGTTTCATCGGTGAATAGACCTGGTAGGAAAAGAACGGATTTATTTTTTTTAGAAATTTTAAAATCAGCAATGGTTTCTTTTGCGGTGATGTCTTTACCAATCGTTCTAAAACTCATATCTATTTTTGTGAGTTTAAATTTTTGATCATGAGAACTTCCAAGAATACTTGATACCATCCGGTTATCGAACACCATATCATCACTTTGTTTGGCAGTGAGTTCCACTTTGAAAAGAGCTTTCTCGAATGCTTGGTTTGTATGTTCTATCGTTTTCTGTAGATTCTCATTGGACTTACGGCCAGTTTCTTTGACCTGGACACCTGCTTTTTGTAAAGCCTCCCTCCATTCTGGTTTATAAAAAAAAGCATTGGAGAGTAAATCTAATCCTCCACCTGTGCTTGTTAGGCTTCCTTTAACTAAAACTTGAATTCCTTTTAACAGGGAGTCTGTTGTCTTCTGGGTGAGAGAAACTGTTTTTCCGGCAAGGGAATTGATAAGGATTTGGATCACGGAGGAAGATTGTAACTCAGTTTCTTTGGAAAGCGAGTGAAAAAAGTAAGTGAGTTACCTTTTCCAGTCGGTTTCGAAGTCGCCTACTTGGCAAAGGATACTCGCTTTCGATTGAAGGTGAGTGAAATCGGGAAGTCGATGGAAAAGGGAAACTATTCCAAAAAGGGAGTCATTTGCATTGGGGAATCGTTCTAAAAGGAAATTGACTATAGTTGGAAAACCAATGTAAATTGGAAGTCGATAGAATTAAAACTAAACTCAATTTTGAAACTGAATGGATTTTGAACGCAGTTGCAAATAAAGCAAAAATCAGTAGAACAGCAATGTGAGTGAAATACCAGACAATGACTTGGATTTGTAAGCTTGCGACCTAGACAAAATCAGATCGAGTTCGAAATTTCAAACTTTAGATTCTCCAAATTAGAATTTTTATTGTTCTACACAAAGAAGGTAATAGGTGGCAGAGCAACTTCTCCCGCCACCATTTCGAAGAGCCGAATAGTTAGTGCTATTGGATGCACCTACCCTTCCACCATTACTTGCGGGTGATGTTGTGGTTCCGTTAGTCCAATCATTGCAACTATTTTCGCTTTGTGCCGTAGCTTCTTGCCAATAATTGGTTTGAGCAAATCCAGTCCAATATTCCTTCATGGTGCTTCCTGAATCAAAAGAATGGTTCAGGTAATAAGGATTGGTTGTGAAATTGCCTGAGCCATCTGCTGGTAAAATTCCTGCAGCATTGGAACTGAGTAAACTCGCAGAGTCATTCGCGCGAATATAAATTCTACCTGATTGGAAAACCCAATCGGTGTTTTCTCCCACTCCGCTATTTGTACAGTTGTCCGAAGTACAAGGTTTACGGTTGGTTCCATCCGTTAACATTGCTTTATAGGTTCCTGTTGCGGGTTTGTTCGCATCAGCATTACATTTTAAATCAGCACCGGCTGGACCATTGGCGGCGGCGCCTTGTAAGTTTCCATTGTAAGCTGTTGCGGTGACAAATACCATGTAGACTGTCGGTTCAATTCGAATGGTTAAATTCTGGTTTGCAGAATCCGTCCCATTGGTTGCAGTCACCGTATAAGTAGTTCCAGCTTGTGGATCGGCGGGTGTTCCAGATATCACACAACTACTTGTATTCAAACTGAGGCCATTGGGAAGGGTCGGTGCCACCGAACAAGAAGAATATGAGAATCCAATCGTTGGTGTGAGTGTTGGAGCGACCACATCTTCTTTGAAGATAAACGAACTACCTGTATAGGCGATGTTTATATTACGATGATTGATCGAGATACTTCCTGATACATTGTTATAAAAAGCATCAGTACTATTTGTAGTAATCGTCATCGTTGAGGTATCTAAAATTTGAGTGGCGGAGGCTAAACTAACAGTTTGTGTAACACTAAAGTTTGCAGGAGTAAAAGTTAGAACATTCGTCAACGGAGAGTTTGACCCGTTCACCTGTAATTTCGAAGATGTAAAAGTCAATGTAACGGTAACATTTGCTGTTGGCAGTTTGGCAAGGGCGATCCCAAAATTTTGGGAAGCCGGATAAGTCAAAGTTACGCTTGTACTGGAAACATTGATTTTGGCAGAAGAGGCAACGGAAACTGTCGTACTCGTGATGACAGGATTTAAACCACTCATAAGCGTAAACAAAAGTTCATCACGTGGATTCACTTGGTTACAAGAAAAGAACCAACCTAGACAAAGGAAGGAAACGAACAAATTCCATCGCATGTTTCCAACCCCCGTAAAATTAAAAACAAGTAAGTCACTTACCTTTCTCAATTATCGGAGAAAGAAAGGCAGTTACAAGTGAAATTCTTGGCTTAGATAATTGGATGACCTTTCTTTCAGTACTTCCCCTAGAAGATTACGTCCCATCTCATTGTCTTTGAAGCTGACAACAGTTCGAATCGAAAAAACACGAAGGGCATCCGAAACAGAAAGTGTTCCATCAGCAGAATCCTTTCTTCCAGAGAATGGAAAAGAATCTGGTCCACGTTGGCACTGAGCATTCCAATTCACACGAGCGACCTGGTTCACAAGAATATCAATGAGTTTGCCAACGGTTTTGGGATCTTTTCCAAAGATACTGGCTTGTTGGCCCATATTAGATTGAAAGATATACTCTAATGGTTCATCGACAGAAGAAAAAGGAACAATAGGAACCAGTGGACCAAATTGTTCTTCATGATACAAACGTGCGTTTGGTGAAACTGGTGAAAGAATAGCAGGGAACATAAAGGATTCATTGATTTCTCCTCCCCCAGGATTTAAAATCTTTGATCCATGAACCACGGCGTCATCTAATAGTTCACGTAACCATTTTGTTTTTCCTTCTTCCGGTAGTGGCGTAAAATTTACATCCGTGTCCCAAGGCATTCCTGCTTTCCATTTGGAAAACTCTTCCAAATAAAGTTTTGTAAATTCATCCAATACATCATTGTGAACAAAAAGAATTTTTAATGCAGTACATCTTTGTCCATTGTAGGCAAGTGAACCTGCGAGGATTTCAGGAACCATTGTTTTTAAATCAGTGTCAGGCAAAATAATTGCAGGATTTTTTGCGTTGAGTCCCAGAACGGATCTTAGGCGGTTTAGTTTAGGGTGTTTTTTGGTGATAAGATTGGCGGTAGAACTCGATCCAATAAACGCAAAAACATCAATTTTTCCAGATTCCATGATGGGAGAAATTACTTTTGCTCCTTCGCCATATACAGTATTAATTACCCCAGGTGGGAATGCTTTTTGAAAACACTCTAGTAGAGGTTGGAGGAGTAGCACTCCATACTTGGCAGGTTTAAAAACAACTGTGTTTCCCATCAGGATAGCAGGAATGAGCGTACAAAATGTTTCATTTAATGGGTAATTGAAGGGCCCCATACAAAGTACCACTCCGTAAGGGGAACGTTTGATTTGTGCAATGAGTCCTCCTTCTTTGATATAATTAGAAGAAGTTGTTTCGAGTTCCTGTAAAGAATCGATCGTATCTTCTAAATATTCAATGGTCCGATCAAATTCTTTTGTGGCATCCTTTTCTGTTTTGCCAATTTCCCACATGAGAAGTAAAATAATTTGGTTTCGTTTTCCCTTCATCAGCTCGATGAACTTTCGAACGGCATCGATTCTTTCTTTGGGTGTAGAGATAGGCCAAACACCTGTTCCGTGGTTATAGGCTTTGACTGCAGAGTCTAAAGCAAGAAGACTTTGTTTTTCATTAAAGTTGGGGTAAGAG
This genomic window from Leptospira brenneri contains:
- the radA gene encoding DNA repair protein RadA; translation: MAKKQLPQYQCKSCGDSFSRWAGKCPSCGEWNQIEEVTNTSSGRFDSPTQQKPKDRKYTDPKSIGSVVSDAHIRTSTGFSELDLVLGGGIVPGSLVLVGGEPGVGKSTLVLEIAKNIAGEGKVLYISGEESASQIGLRAKRMGVHSDNILLSSEVYAENISQMISDLNPKVVFIDSIQTILKESLVNQAGTITQLRESSQIFLETAKRTSVPIFLIGHITKEGQIAGPKVLEHLVDTVLYFEGDRFNYYRILRAVKNRFGAVGDTAIFEMVFGGLKEVLDRHRLFISPESEERSGSVLSSVMEGSRAISVEVQALVTKSSYGQARRMAEGLDNRRVILLSAVLEKYLGFPLSESDIFSNLAGGLSIDEPSLDLAIAASIASSFKDKPVAREIGFLGEVGLSGEVRSVGQISLRLKELAGIGISKVYIPQGNFKEVEGVFPSLELTPVKHLQELGF
- a CDS encoding esterase/lipase family protein, which encodes MKKKLVIGFLATLLSVPTSGLFAGPLDGQCIALVHGILGFDDTQGLAGGLVKYWGGLDGYLRSQGAKVTTPGSSASNSIPTRASQIQSAVSTWMTANGCSKVHLMGHSQGGLVIRYMVSNLGFNGKTQTVTTINSLHQGAPMADIVLGVIPSWLQPFANSALSLLAKLVYRDGRPQDVIAMGKSLTVSYVKTFNTNSPNKSGIKYYSYGSEMAWADLVQHPIMALTHPITWAGGIFYGLGGGNDGVVPLNSQKWGTWKGTPSSYWFATGIDHLQATNLAWSGQNFYDVQGHYLNIAKNAKAGL
- a CDS encoding lipase chaperone, giving the protein MKESLTPEEQMAMERISPLGTGEGFWEEAISPFREDRTKPYLELLDDLKSGKINFVWEVWALRRKCKAGYTPEQCNATIIAYIEAEYESPDKEKVKDLFLSYFRYEEEYRKWEQPTDLSFVELYEKIKSKRRDVLGDKADLIFGMEESQVSFLEGTQNFIKQSANLPAEQRVKQFEDLKRKTYGTYYDSLVSREDKFDHYQMEMSLRDKEFNAITDPKEKEKYLNRIEIKYFGKERAANLAEERAKESKFQESLVKYEAKEKEFLRENVNLSASEKEKKLKEIRIQFLGSEEEADAYIRRKNIEEAGK
- a CDS encoding putative glycoside hydrolase; amino-acid sequence: MKQITTSILLLLLFSCQSASKIEKRQNSNASGNTPEFIEGLYVNTKTIRDKKRWSLLFQVMKDAGMNTAVVDIQPHPPTPEQVAEAKALGFYMVARVVNFEGGLIEKTPNTNLMASIQKSIRKACELGFPEIQLDYIRYADGGTNFSMSYEKRYESILGIIKDHKEKTKDSCSKDTRWTADVFGRVPFIENDVIGQKVEPFSEELNGLYPMLYPSHFYGLTKRVADPYGTIKDGLDLTVKRAKEGTKAIAWVQGFNMMVGPSKLSYTDYIKVQMQGARDSLGHGFIVWNAGNEYIDTMNAYEKYKSEPTPNNQKVSQNGE
- a CDS encoding histone deacetylase family protein; the encoded protein is MESLKTGITFHEEFLKHNTGPGHPETHVRLESILDHLSDLPSENFIWNRNFKEAPLSIISSIHDPNYIRSVGAVCEEKGSGYLDGDTVFSSHSYLAASLAVGAGLHLADEVLLGKLKNGMALVRPPGHHAEASHAMGFCIFNNIAVTAKYLQSQGIKRILILDWDVHHGNGTQHQFYEDDSVYFVSLHQYPFYPGTGALSERGRGKGLGTTLNFPLARGAGESEYLSNFISIHREMEKFQPEFVLISAGFDAHKDDPLGGMNLSTSSYEVFTKEVKKIADTHSNGKLISFLEGGYDFQALAESVKLHLETLAS
- a CDS encoding esterase/lipase family protein — protein: MIQILINSLAGKTVSLTQKTTDSLLKGIQVLVKGSLTSTGGGLDLLSNAFFYKPEWREALQKAGVQVKETGRKSNENLQKTIEHTNQAFEKALFKVELTAKQSDDMVFDNRMVSSILGSSHDQKFKLTKIDMSFRTIGKDITAKETIADFKISKKNKSVLFLPGLFTDETVWQEQTVEYKERKITSPGLATELQQEGYYPFYLRYNHGLPIHENGKKLMHLLDVFFAEDPNIKPDIICYSLGCLIFRSSLYHAKLENKEWLSKFGKIILIAAPNKGSYLEKIGFWLGFLFEKSPNVALKIIGMIGNLRSDAIKDLSFGLIRKEEKGWIETISGYFGETYFGELDETDVYQAYALMEGAENPLQNFLGDGIVEKKSLTYLTDKVFNKKTNTALRTLELNKQNHFSIISAKPLIHWVKVVFGVASKD
- a CDS encoding DUF1554 domain-containing protein, which codes for MRWNLFVSFLCLGWFFSCNQVNPRDELLFTLMSGLNPVITSTTVSVASSAKINVSSTSVTLTYPASQNFGIALAKLPTANVTVTLTFTSSKLQVNGSNSPLTNVLTFTPANFSVTQTVSLASATQILDTSTMTITTNSTDAFYNNVSGSISINHRNINIAYTGSSFIFKEDVVAPTLTPTIGFSYSSCSVAPTLPNGLSLNTSSCVISGTPADPQAGTTYTVTATNGTDSANQNLTIRIEPTVYMVFVTATAYNGNLQGAAANGPAGADLKCNADANKPATGTYKAMLTDGTNRKPCTSDNCTNSGVGENTDWVFQSGRIYIRANDSASLLSSNAAGILPADGSGNFTTNPYYLNHSFDSGSTMKEYWTGFAQTNYWQEATAQSENSCNDWTNGTTTSPASNGGRVGASNSTNYSALRNGGGRSCSATYYLLCVEQ
- a CDS encoding NADP-dependent glyceraldehyde-3-phosphate dehydrogenase codes for the protein MSFVFPTEDSVPEKYRIRPIHQKEYLLDGEIRIWEGESQIVKSPIFLNKNGKQEQVILGSYPNFNEKQSLLALDSAVKAYNHGTGVWPISTPKERIDAVRKFIELMKGKRNQIILLLMWEIGKTEKDATKEFDRTIEYLEDTIDSLQELETTSSNYIKEGGLIAQIKRSPYGVVLCMGPFNYPLNETFCTLIPAILMGNTVVFKPAKYGVLLLQPLLECFQKAFPPGVINTVYGEGAKVISPIMESGKIDVFAFIGSSSTANLITKKHPKLNRLRSVLGLNAKNPAIILPDTDLKTMVPEILAGSLAYNGQRCTALKILFVHNDVLDEFTKLYLEEFSKWKAGMPWDTDVNFTPLPEEGKTKWLRELLDDAVVHGSKILNPGGGEINESFMFPAILSPVSPNARLYHEEQFGPLVPIVPFSSVDEPLEYIFQSNMGQQASIFGKDPKTVGKLIDILVNQVARVNWNAQCQRGPDSFPFSGRKDSADGTLSVSDALRVFSIRTVVSFKDNEMGRNLLGEVLKERSSNYLSQEFHL